The DNA window CCCCTTGCTGTTGGAGTCTTGTCGGGAGCCCAACATGAATATATAATAACCCTTGGCCCAGGAAACATGAATATATAATAACCCTTGGCCCAGGAAACATGAATATATAATAACCCTTGGCCCAGGAAACATGAATATATAATAACCCCTGGACCAGGAAACATGAATATATAATAACCCCTGGACCAGGAAACATGAATATATAATAACCCTCGGCCCAGGAAACATGAATATATAATAACCCCTGGACCAGGAAACATGAATATATAATAATCCCTGGACCAGGAAACATGAATATATAATAACCCTTGGCCCAGGAAACATGAATATATAATAACCCTTGGCCCAGGAAACATGAATATATAATAATCCCTGGACCAGGAAACATGAATATATAATAACCCTTGGCCCAGGAAACATGAATATATAATAACCCCTGGACCAGGAAACATGAATATATAATAATCCCTGGCCCAGGAAACATGAATATATAATAACCCCTGGCCCAGGAAACATGAATATATTATAACCCCTGGCCCAGGAAACATGAATATATAATAACCCTTCGCTCAGGAAACTGGGACGGGATTGTGCAGCAAATGGAAGTTCTGACATGCCCTTTTTGGGTCTGGAAGAGAAAATCTTTCACTTCTGTTTCAGCTCTGGAAGCCCTTGAGTTTTATTCATACCTCCATTTGTTTAAGGTACTGTGTGCTGGTGATCTTGGATATCTGCACTGATTGAATATGTCACTGTCTGGTGGGATTTGAGAGAGATCCCATTCTCACCATGTCAATTGCTGTAACCAGGGGAGAGAGTAAGTGAAGGTCAGTGTAGAGCAGCAATGGGAACCCTGAGAGGAGTCTACAGTCTGGATAATACATGGTGCAGAGGAACAGCAGGTAGGAGGGAATCATAACAACATGAACATACAAGAAAAGTTTGGAGGTGTACTTACTGATCGAACATATGTGTCTTGGCCTTTCTGCTGCAGTCTGTGCACGACAAAAGTATCCTTCAGTGCCAGGCTTGGCATTTCAGAGGTTTTTTCACAGATACTCCAAGTGGCATAGACTGAAGTGGCCTTGTCTTTCTGCAGGGCATGCAAGGGCACAGTCTTTCTCAGGTAACACCAGGTAAGGTTGGGTTGAGTGTTCATCTTTTGGAAGGAGGAATGTTCGGAGTCTGCCACAACTAAGCCTTGTATCTCCAACGGGATGGTGCTGCTTTGCTCCCTCACTGGCCTCCATTGGAGACCTTGCTGGGACCTCTGACTACCTGAAATACACATGAGATGCTCACATTCAGATGTAGCTACCTTGGAAGCCAGCTGTCCACTCAGTTTGACATTGCTGGCACCTTGTTGACATTGACCCACCAATGAATGTGTAACATCACAAACAGGAGTCCAGCTGCTTCTCTCCAGACTGCTAACTGCTGTCCAGTGTACATTctgaagtttgcaaacagactGACTGCCAATCGGCTGCTGGAATCTCTTGTTCATTAAATGAATAAGATTGGTGACAACAGCTGTTTTCGGTATAcctgatgggaactgaacatcatcAGAGATAGTGAAGGGATATTTGGAAGTTTCACATCTATCAGTTTGCTGCACCTCATTGCTTGTTTTGTAAGAAGTGAATAATGGCTGGACTGTTTCCTTTGCTGTGTGCTGAGTATGATGGGATGTCCTGGGTGCAGCCCATTGGCAAGTATGAGCATCACTAACAGCAGTTGTCTCCTTGTCAGCAGCAGCTTGTGCAGTCAATGCAGAGTGCGGTCTGACCAGGTTCTCCTTTGCCCATTTGAGTTGATATTTTGGAAGAAAATGTTGATTTTGAAAGTGTGGATTTTTTACCTGAGGAGGCACTGGTGTAACGCATTGGGGCATGTGTGGTCCTATGTGTATAATCTTATCAGGTTGGTTTGCCTGAACTCTAGCTGTGTCTAATAGTGATGGCAAACCCCTTTGCATAACTGCTTCACTGTCCTCCCTCTGTTGAGTTTTTCCCTCTGAATGTGGAACTAGCTGTAGAGGAGGAGATGGAGAAGAAGTTGCCAGTGACTCAAGACAAGACTTTGATCTGTTGAAGAGTGCTTGCTCAAGGCCAGTGTAGCTGCTGCAAACATTTGGTGATGAGTATCCCTCACTGGTGCTTCCTTTCTCATCCTGCTTTGTGGAGTTGATAACTTGAAGGTGCCCATGACCACTGGCTGAGTCCAAGATACTAtccgactgagatgactgaccaggAACAGCAGTGACTGGTACATGAATGCCGAACTGTAGCTTCTCAGTTGCGTGACCAATATCGGCTAATTTCAGCTTTTGTTTCTTTTTGGGAGGTTTTTCTGAAGGAAACTCCGAGACACCATCATTACCCTGCTGTAAACTAAATCCTTCAGGCTCGTTCTTTTGTTGCTTTCTCGCTTTGATAGACTCTTGTACTGTTTTACTCTCCGGGAGAAGAATACTGAGTTGCCTCACCAGCTTTGGGTGTGAGTATTGTCTCTGCATCGGTCTTTTGAGACCATTTtccttttgggtgtttgatgtagaTGATAGCTGGTGTGGTGAAAGACCCTTCACTCTGTAGCTGCTGGTTTCTCGAGCTGCATGTGGTGAAGTCATGTTGCCCAGTCCTTCACATACATTCAGTACCTCTGCTGAACTGGATGTTTTAGTATCAGTCACTTCCCAAACACAGTCCTGGCTTAGTGGAGTCTTTGTTTCTTGAACATTATGACAAGGAGTTGGATTAGCCTGTTCAAGTGAAAGCTTGTCGACATTTTTTTGTAAAAAGTCAGTCTGAAACATTTGACTGTTGAACATTGTGACCTTTACTGAGCCTAAAATCAGTGGGTCTGAAAAGTGTTTTCGAACAGGAGTTTTGTGTGTTGAAGGAGAGGCCAGTGAACTGATGTGTGGATCCTCAGAGAGGGCAGAGATGTCCCTGTGCAGTACTGTGTCAGGGTTCATTGTACCAATCTGTGTGAATTGGTTGGCACGTTGCAGGATCGGCTCTACTGGACTGATGGTTCTCTTTACCTCTTGGTATTTCTTTCTAAAGGTCTCCTCCCCATAAATGGACCACCTTTCATGAGAAAATTTTGTCAGCTTTTTCTGGCTGTTTTTCTTTTCTAAGGATTTGTGCTTGTTTTTTGATGCTTGCTCAACACAAGGGTTTCCTTCACCAACAGGGTTGGACCCATACACAATAGAACCACTTGCTGGCACAACCTCGAGAGCAGTTTGCCTGACCAGAGTTCGATGGTGTGAGGGATGGAAGTCCAGTGACCTTGACTGTGAACTCTCAGTGTGCAATGCAACAGAGGAATTCCTCTGTAAATTTTGTTTCTCAAAGTACGAAGTTGAACTGTTGGCTATTTTACTGGATGACACACTGCCCTCACCAGGTGGCATGGAATTACTCCTTATAACTGGTAAACAATCAACTGTAGAGGTAACAGGAAAAGGCGATGAGAGGAACATTTGCTGTAATTTGCCAGGGGATGGTGAAATGGACTTTGTTAAATTAGAGGAAAGATTTGTTCTCTTATTGACTTGAATGGACTTCATGTCAAAGTGAAAGGAGTCTTTAAACGTATATGGCATTGGTAAATCAATGCTCCCCTGCTTTGAAATAACTGTCTTCCTTGGCCGTACATTTTCTAGTTGTTTGTCATCAACTACAGCCTTATTATCAGAGATCAGCTTGGAGATCCGTTCCCCCAGCTCCTGCTTCCCGAGCTGCCTCCTGTCCATTCCTCGCACAGATATATCACCAACAACTGACCCTAATGCATTCTGCTCAGCACTAACCAGGTGTTGGCTGGACTGAGAGGCTTTTACTGGTTCAATGTCAGTGCTCTGTTGATGAAAACTCTGCAGTGAGCTTGAGGAGTAGAGCTGGTGGTCAGCAGTGTCTGAATGGGAAAAGTATCCGGAGTCTGTACTTTCATTCGTTTGGACACTAGAACTTGAAGACTTGTGGATCCACTGTTTCGCAAAATAAGTTGCCTGTTGTCTCTGTAAAACCATATGTCTGCTTCCAATTTGATCTTCTTGTGGTTGTACATTTTGTTTCTCTCCATCAATCATGTCATTCTCTCTTTTCTCAGCAGTAGAATTCCTGCTCCAAAACCTGCCCCAATGAACACCACCTGGGAAGCCTTGGTGTCCTGAATGGTCCATGCTAGTGGCATTGGGCACAGGTAGCTCACAGTGACAGTCTCTGCCCCGATTCTGCTCAGAGTCTTGGTGCATACTTGCACGAGGAAACCCATGATCTACATGGCTCAATGACAAGCCATCACTGCTTGGCCCTGACTCAGTGCTTCTCTCCAATTCTGCTAAAAGGCGGCAGTTATTCACATGGGTTTGAGTTCTTTTGTGTTTATACAGATTACTCTGAGTTTTAAAGGAAATCCCACAAGTTGTGCATGGGAATGGGCGTTCACCAGTGTGAGACCGAACATGTTTCTCCAAGACACTGGGCTTCGAGCAGTCTCTCCCACAATGAATACACACGTACTTACCCTGCTTTTTTACTTTGATTTGATTCATATTCACCAGAGTTGGGTACTGTGTCTGTCCTGTCCCATCGGGAGCAAGTTGGAGGCCTGGCCCATGGGGAGAGGGTTCAAGCCATGGCCCATGGGGAGAGGGTTGGAGGCCTGCATTGGTCCCATGGGGAGAGGGTTGGAGGCCTGCATTGGTTCCATGGGGAGAGGGTTGGAGGCCTGCATTGGTTCCATGGGGAGAGGGTTGGATCCCTGGCCCATGGGGAGAGGGTTGGAGGCCTGGCCCATGGGGAGAAGGTTGGAGGCCTGGCCCATGGGGAGAGGGTTGGGGCCCAGGCCCATGGGGAGAAGGTTGGAGGCCTGCATTGGGCCCATGGGGAGAAGGTTGGAGGCGTGGCCCATGGGGAGAGGGTTGGAGGCCTGCATTGGTCCCATGGGGAGAGGGTTGGAGCCCTGGCCCATGGGGAGAGGGTTGGAGGCCTGCATTGGTCCCATGGGGAGAGGGTTGGAGGCCTGCATTGGTCCCATGGGGAGAGGGTTGGAGCCCTGGCCCATGGGGAGAGGGTTGGAGGCCTGCATTGGTCCCATGGGGAGAGGGTTGGAGCCCTGGCCCATGGGGAGAGGGTTGGAGGCCTGCATTGGTC is part of the Heterodontus francisci isolate sHetFra1 chromosome 16, sHetFra1.hap1, whole genome shotgun sequence genome and encodes:
- the LOC137377992 gene encoding zinc finger protein 40-like, with product MAKNCYIPPDCTMRDLHASHSATACWPQIQNGNEPFQPSPHGPNAGLQPSPHGPGLQPSPHGPGLQLSPHGPGLQPSPHGPGLQPSPHGPGLQPSPHEPGLQPSPQGPCLQPSPHGPGLQPSPHGPGLQPSPHGPGLQPSPHGTNAGLQPSPHGPGLQPSPHGTNAGLQPSPHGTNAGLQPSPHGPGLQPSPHGTNAGLQPSPHGPGLQPSPHGTNAGLQPSPHGTNAGLQPSPHGPGLQPSPHGTNAGLQPSPHGPRLQPSPHGPNAGLQPSPHGPGPQPSPHGPGLQPSPHGPGLQPSPHGPGIQPSPHGTNAGLQPSPHGTNAGLQPSPHGTNAGLQPSPHGPWLEPSPHGPGLQLAPDGTGQTQYPTLVNMNQIKVKKQGKYVCIHCGRDCSKPSVLEKHVRSHTGERPFPCTTCGISFKTQSNLYKHKRTQTHVNNCRLLAELERSTESGPSSDGLSLSHVDHGFPRASMHQDSEQNRGRDCHCELPVPNATSMDHSGHQGFPGGVHWGRFWSRNSTAEKRENDMIDGEKQNVQPQEDQIGSRHMVLQRQQATYFAKQWIHKSSSSSVQTNESTDSGYFSHSDTADHQLYSSSSLQSFHQQSTDIEPVKASQSSQHLVSAEQNALGSVVGDISVRGMDRRQLGKQELGERISKLISDNKAVVDDKQLENVRPRKTVISKQGSIDLPMPYTFKDSFHFDMKSIQVNKRTNLSSNLTKSISPSPGKLQQMFLSSPFPVTSTVDCLPVIRSNSMPPGEGSVSSSKIANSSTSYFEKQNLQRNSSVALHTESSQSRSLDFHPSHHRTLVRQTALEVVPASGSIVYGSNPVGEGNPCVEQASKNKHKSLEKKNSQKKLTKFSHERWSIYGEETFRKKYQEVKRTISPVEPILQRANQFTQIGTMNPDTVLHRDISALSEDPHISSLASPSTHKTPVRKHFSDPLILGSVKVTMFNSQMFQTDFLQKNVDKLSLEQANPTPCHNVQETKTPLSQDCVWEVTDTKTSSSAEVLNVCEGLGNMTSPHAARETSSYRVKGLSPHQLSSTSNTQKENGLKRPMQRQYSHPKLVRQLSILLPESKTVQESIKARKQQKNEPEGFSLQQGNDGVSEFPSEKPPKKKQKLKLADIGHATEKLQFGIHVPVTAVPGQSSQSDSILDSASGHGHLQVINSTKQDEKGSTSEGYSSPNVCSSYTGLEQALFNRSKSCLESLATSSPSPPLQLVPHSEGKTQQREDSEAVMQRGLPSLLDTARVQANQPDKIIHIGPHMPQCVTPVPPQVKNPHFQNQHFLPKYQLKWAKENLVRPHSALTAQAAADKETTAVSDAHTCQWAAPRTSHHTQHTAKETVQPLFTSYKTSNEVQQTDRCETSKYPFTISDDVQFPSGIPKTAVVTNLIHLMNKRFQQPIGSQSVCKLQNVHWTAVSSLERSSWTPVCDVTHSLVGQCQQGASNVKLSGQLASKVATSECEHLMCISGSQRSQQGLQWRPVREQSSTIPLEIQGLVVADSEHSSFQKMNTQPNLTWCYLRKTVPLHALQKDKATSVYATWSICEKTSEMPSLALKDTFVVHRLQQKGQDTYVRSIDKLQTAVHPHSRQRLVPQSLVNAQGRRRCRGSKYKCSSSSGRGHKVGELYETGHDRGKHMCKECGICCKKPSTLKTHLQTHTNVRPYHCKLCDRSFKTKGNLTKHVKSKIHSKKPAKAQVFTSSEGQEPAEEDQAQILNGKQQVLKSPNSQAHMLASSAVVLQPTELQSKVLIESTPLSNVDFSLHQSGEALVTSAVPSSSMSMIVSALVPLQSPLLPECSTVARTSPVSECSVVSLCSPIPVWSLPQISAMSQLQNLSTAKNVVHELTSSHNSTVSVLPVVSWAAIPEQSNNEALPYFQTLSASNIANSKAPETSHSVNKTSTVGLSSGSGIFQTAGKVLSLPMERRRRPSESIKDQVLQSTEALQSQTSYEKQPVLLSTCSGKVHPGVGSGTIQLLQAPECHSQSSSPACSCHLQICALKDARMTSSEAAQPSILLLPAGLPARILHWLLAVSTIPTVPTDPAAPTGPTDPAAPTGPTDPAAPTGPTDPAAPTGPTDPAAPTGPTDPAAPTGPTDPAAPTGPTDPAAPTGPTDPAAPTGPTDLAAPAGPTDPAVPTGPSNPAAPTVPTDPAAPTGPTDPAAPTVPTDPVAPTGPTDPATPTGPADPAAPTGPTDPAAPTVPTDPAAPIDLSDPTAPTSHSDPAAPTGPSDPTAPTDPSDPTMSSDPRVPTEPTVNISFQESLSGLGVDDGQGWTFRQTVSVQNTQSVKCIRPGLTKLENTGLDSTEPPVTVTAAEFKHSESLAIDMQKFLQQMNTMTPPPSLSGLLDPSASRSSISEAGAWFWYKESQCIDGKKNEGTCEAQELPNAALTQMQRRGKSLEMTIRQQQVENEESSSDEDRLIIETE